GGGCGATCGGGTGAAAGCCGGCACGCCGTTGTTCTTCAACAAGTACAACGAACGCGTGCTCTTCACGTCGCCCGTCAGCGGTACGGTGGCCGCCGTCAACCGCGGAGAGAAGCGCAAGGTCCTCTCCGTGACGGTGACTCCCGACGCCTCCCAGGAGTACGAGGAGTTTGAGAAGACCGACCTCGGGTCGGCTTCGCGCGAGCAGATCGTCTCCCTGCTGCTCCGGTCGGGCCTTTGGCCGATGATCGTGCAGCGCCCTTACGGCATCATCGCCGACCCCAGCGACACGCCGAAAGCGGTCTTCATCTCCGCCTTCGACTCCGCGCCGCTGGCCCCGGATTACAATTTCGTGCTGAAAGCCGAGCAGAAGAACCTCCAGACGGGTATCGACGTGATGCGCAAACTCACTCCGGGCAAGGTGCATCTCTCGGTGCGCGCCAAGGCCGAAGGGCAGATGCCCTCGCTCAAGGGCGCCGAACTCCACGCCTTTGCGGGCAAACACCCCGTCGGCAACGTCGGCGTGCAGATCCACCACGTGGACCCGGTGAACAAGGGCGAAGTGGTGTGGACGGTCAACGTCCAGGATCTGGCCATCATCGGCCGCCTGTTCAACGAGGGCCGTGTCGACATGACGAAGATCATCGCCGTGGCCGGTTCGGAGATCGAGCGTCCGCAGTACGTCCGCATGGTGGGCGGCGCGAAGGTCGACTCCCTGGTCAAGGGCAACGTGAAGCGACAGAAGGAGGGCGACAGCGTCCGCTTCATCTCGGGCAACGTGCTCACGGGCACCCGGACCGCGCCGGACGGCTTCATGGGCTTCTACGCCAATCAGCTGACCGCCATCCCCGAGGGCGACAAGTACGAACTGCTGGGCTGGGCGATGCCCCGTTTCGGGAAGTTCTCCGTGTCGCGTGCCTATTTTTCGTGGCTCTGCCCGAAGAAGGCCTACAATCTCGACACCAACATGAACGGC
This Alistipes shahii WAL 8301 DNA region includes the following protein-coding sequences:
- a CDS encoding Na(+)-translocating NADH-quinone reductase subunit A, translating into MSKIITLRKGLDINLVGKPQESLADAPQASEYALSPLDFEGVTPKLLVKEGDRVKAGTPLFFNKYNERVLFTSPVSGTVAAVNRGEKRKVLSVTVTPDASQEYEEFEKTDLGSASREQIVSLLLRSGLWPMIVQRPYGIIADPSDTPKAVFISAFDSAPLAPDYNFVLKAEQKNLQTGIDVMRKLTPGKVHLSVRAKAEGQMPSLKGAELHAFAGKHPVGNVGVQIHHVDPVNKGEVVWTVNVQDLAIIGRLFNEGRVDMTKIIAVAGSEIERPQYVRMVGGAKVDSLVKGNVKRQKEGDSVRFISGNVLTGTRTAPDGFMGFYANQLTAIPEGDKYELLGWAMPRFGKFSVSRAYFSWLCPKKAYNLDTNMNGGERPFVVTGLYEQYLPMDIYPMYLLKACLAGDIEKMENLGIYEVTEEDFALCEFVDPSKIEIQQIIRDGINLMIREA